A stretch of the Panicum virgatum strain AP13 chromosome 9N, P.virgatum_v5, whole genome shotgun sequence genome encodes the following:
- the LOC120692801 gene encoding uncharacterized protein LOC120692801 isoform X6: MGVSERESGSGARRWKTCGKRRRKFGSVSGSGEAGSASTSGEVNTLRLYLTCIRNTLEAAMCLQNFPCKKLRGNNKPEVDLKY; encoded by the exons ATGGGGGTCAGCGAGAGGGAGAGCGGGAGCGGGGCGCGGAGATGGAAGACGTGCGGGAAGAGGCGGAGGAAGTTCGGCAGCGTGAGCGGCTCGGGGGAGGCCGGCAGCGCGTCGACCAGCGGCGAG GTCAATACGCTGCGGTTGTACCTCACTTGCATCCGGAACACTCTGGAGGCGGCGATGTGCCTCCAG AATTTTCCTTGCAAGAAGTTGAGAGGCAACAACAAACCAGAGGTGGATCTCAAGTACTAA
- the LOC120692801 gene encoding uncharacterized protein LOC120692801 isoform X3: MGVSERESGSGARRWKTCGKRRRKFGSVSGSGEAGSASTSGEVRRSPVPSLVFPPSQPVPDHRAHLHAGHHHSLLDSIPPPPPTPSQAGSDPDAPCRPWSIRCGCTSLASGTLWRRRCASRIFLARS, translated from the exons ATGGGGGTCAGCGAGAGGGAGAGCGGGAGCGGGGCGCGGAGATGGAAGACGTGCGGGAAGAGGCGGAGGAAGTTCGGCAGCGTGAGCGGCTCGGGGGAGGCCGGCAGCGCGTCGACCAGCGGCGAGGTGCGCCGCAGTCCCGTCCCGTCTCTGGTTTTCCCACCCTCCCAACCGGTTCCCGACCACCGCGCTCACCTCCACGCTGGCCACCACCACTCTCTCCTCGACAGCatccctccgcctccgcctacTCCGTCCCAGGCAGGTAGCGACCCCGACGCGCCGTGCCGACCATG GTCAATACGCTGCGGTTGTACCTCACTTGCATCCGGAACACTCTGGAGGCGGCGATGTGCCTCCAG AATTTTCCTTGCAAGAAGTTGA
- the LOC120692801 gene encoding uncharacterized protein LOC120692801 isoform X4 — MGVSERESGSGARRWKTCGKRRRKFGSVSGSGEAGSASTSGEVRRSPVPSLVFPPSQPVPDHRAHLHAGHHHSLLDSIPPPPPTPSQAGSDPDAPCRPWSIRCGCTSLASGTLWRRRCASRAME; from the exons ATGGGGGTCAGCGAGAGGGAGAGCGGGAGCGGGGCGCGGAGATGGAAGACGTGCGGGAAGAGGCGGAGGAAGTTCGGCAGCGTGAGCGGCTCGGGGGAGGCCGGCAGCGCGTCGACCAGCGGCGAGGTGCGCCGCAGTCCCGTCCCGTCTCTGGTTTTCCCACCCTCCCAACCGGTTCCCGACCACCGCGCTCACCTCCACGCTGGCCACCACCACTCTCTCCTCGACAGCatccctccgcctccgcctacTCCGTCCCAGGCAGGTAGCGACCCCGACGCGCCGTGCCGACCATG GTCAATACGCTGCGGTTGTACCTCACTTGCATCCGGAACACTCTGGAGGCGGCGATGTGCCTCCAG
- the LOC120692801 gene encoding uncharacterized protein LOC120692801 isoform X2 yields the protein MGVSERESGSGARRWKTCGKRRRKFGSVSGSGEAGSASTSGEVRRSPVPSLVFPPSQPVPDHRAHLHAGHHHSLLDSIPPPPPTPSQAGSDPDAPCRPWSIRCGCTSLASGTLWRRRCASSYCETLNW from the exons ATGGGGGTCAGCGAGAGGGAGAGCGGGAGCGGGGCGCGGAGATGGAAGACGTGCGGGAAGAGGCGGAGGAAGTTCGGCAGCGTGAGCGGCTCGGGGGAGGCCGGCAGCGCGTCGACCAGCGGCGAGGTGCGCCGCAGTCCCGTCCCGTCTCTGGTTTTCCCACCCTCCCAACCGGTTCCCGACCACCGCGCTCACCTCCACGCTGGCCACCACCACTCTCTCCTCGACAGCatccctccgcctccgcctacTCCGTCCCAGGCAGGTAGCGACCCCGACGCGCCGTGCCGACCATG GTCAATACGCTGCGGTTGTACCTCACTTGCATCCGGAACACTCTGGAGGCGGCGATGTGCCTCCAG